From Scyliorhinus canicula chromosome 15, sScyCan1.1, whole genome shotgun sequence:
AAGCTAGCCAGGATGGAACCCAATTCGGCCCAGGTCAGATCAGCAGGTAGAGGGAGCAGGGACCCTGATTGACTTTGACTGTTGCCTGCACGCTAACCCTATCAGTGTTAAAGCCAGTGCCATGACCCAGAACAGCAAATGAACTGCACATACATGAAGTGAGACAACATTAGTGATACAACAGACAGGTGCGGCTGAACATTGTCAGATGTCCACGAATTGCTCCCTCTTTTCCCAGTATGTCCTGGATATTGTTTTTGAATTGCGTCATTTTGAAATCCTCTTTTCCTGTTCCTTTCTTCTTctagctgtgtgtctgtggggaagAGGCATTTTGAGGAAAGGTGAATCAGTAGAGAGAGAACAGTGACTACATGGTGTGAAGATTCGGGCCTGCCCTTCGGGAAAGAACTGCCTCGTAACAGTGATCATTGGCCAGACAACACAGGGATTCAAACTGAAACGCAGGCTGGTTCCTCCCAGACACTGAGTCTCGAAATCACCGCTGGTGAGATCAACAGCTGAATCTTTAACATATTCACCGGGCGCTGGTATAGGGACTCCTCCAAGGCCTGTTCTATTAATGGAGACCTTTGCTGGTTAAAAACTGGCTTCCCCAATTCACCAGAAATTTGTTAGGCTTACATTTCATTCTTTCACTCACCCTTCCCACAGAGGTGCAGCGCGTTGAGGCGAGGGATAGGCTTCCGTTTGCTTCGCCACCAGCCTATTTGGGATTTGCAGGTCGCACTCACACTGAAGCGTTCCCCTGCCTGAGTAATCACAGTCGATTCAGGCCCAGTGACTGCTGCAGCAAGTAGGCTGCTCACAGTTGCATTTTGGAAAGCTGCAGCGTCTGCACGGTTAGTCAGATAGGAGTATGAAGTAatttaagaaaataaataaatattatgaAATATCGTGGACAGTTAAGGTCTCGTCCTGACCCGTGCAGTTTGCATTCTTAAATTGCGGCTGGTCAAATTTCTGCGAATTGTTTTGGCCAAATTGATAGTCACCAAGCCAGGCCTGCTAATTATTCCCATGCCCAGAAGCATTGGCAGTCCTCAGCCTGGTGTCTGCCAGCAGCCTGTGTGCATTACACAGAACATGGCTAAAGTGGTTAAACGAcaatgggagagttggaggacacGGAGCCAATAGAACCGCAGTCAGATTTCTTTCTGGGCACAGTTAAGAGTCTCTTGTCCTCAAATTCTTCCACAGCATTGGGCTTGAGTTTCCCGTTCTGCCCTTGCATGTCCTTGGTTGGCTCAATGAAGGCCACTCGCCGATCCATGGCAGCTTTATCCCCGGACAGGTCATGGGTGGAAGTGGCACTCAGTATTGATGAGTGAATGCTATCCTCCTGCTGGCTCTTCTGCATCTCGGCCTTGCTCCTGCAGCAGCAGTGACATGGTGTGAGGTACAGGTAAATCAGAACCAAAATCACGCTGGCAACACACCCAACCAGAGTGGTGTAGGCTGTGTTGAGTGACTCGTTTGTGGGACTCGCTGTGGAATTGTGCACCCTCAGTTGCACATGGATGGTCTCGTTGAACTGACTGCTGGTGGCCAGGCAAGTGTAAGTCCCTGAATCTTCCAGTCTTAGATTGCCAAGCCACAAGCTGCCATCGCGAAACATCTTGAGGCTCTGGTTGTTGCGGCCCGCCTGTATGGTCTCATTGTCCGGCGTCACCCACACTTTTGTCATGTTCCTTAATCTGGTGTCGCAGTGAAAGGTCAAGGTCCCTTCTAGGAAGGCCTCCACCTCCGAATCGATGATGGTGCTGCAGTTCATGTAGTCTTCCTGCAGCTCGAAGAGTTTGATGGACACCTTGTGGTTTAGGGGAAGGATGCACTTAAACTCATTCCTAAAGTCGACTGCAGAATTGAACTGCCGAGCATGCCATTGTGTGACCATGAGGTAAAGGCTACAATGGCACACCAGCGGGTTGTTGTGGATGTAAAGACTGTTTTTGAGGTAGGCAGGTAGATCGTTGAGTTCCTGAACAGGCAGAGACTTTATCTTGTTACTTGACACATCCAATAGTTCCAGTCCGGACAGCCTGGTGTTGTCATTCACTAACTCCTGTGGAAAACGTGTTATCAGGTTCTGACTCAGGTACAGCTTCTTCAGCATGTCCAGTCCTTCAAAGGCCGTCCTGTCGATCTGAGAGATCTGATTGTTGTACAACAGcagcacctccaactcctccagcccctggaagtgcagcTCTTCCAGAGCTTTGAGTTTGTTGGAGGACAGGTCAAGGTATTTCAAATGCGGTACCTCGGTGAAAGCTTCTTCGGAAGTGAAGAACAAGCCATTGTGGCTGAGGAGCAGAGTGTGGAGTCTCGACAAGCGAACTTTGGTCCACTGGGCCCTCAAGCGGGCCAGGCTGTTGTAGCTGAGATCCAGGACCGCTGTATACTCTGGCAAGGAGTTAGGGATATTAACCAGTTCCTTTTTCGAGCAGCTGACAATATTACTGGCACAGATGCAGTCGGAGTGGCAGTTCAGCGCGGACACACTCATGGGACAGAGGTTACATAGAGCCACTAGAAGTAAAACAGACAGGTAGGAAATTCCACAGTGGTATCCGCCAGTAAGGTAGGACTCCATCAGGCACATCAACCACATTGTGAGGCTTCAGGAAGTGGTCATTGAGTGCACCAGAGTAAATCAGGATTCACACCACACAGGGGAGAGGGGTTGGCTGGAGAGGAACGTTTCTGGCAGAGGGAGGTTGCACTTGAAGCCATAAATAATTGAACATTGTGCAGGGTGCAAGTGCGAGCGGGCATTGTGCCACAACCCTGCATTTACCAACAAAAGTCACCGCTGTGTTGTCAACCATTGCTGGCACTTAACCCTTCGCACTCCTCACCCCGGGGTTGACTTACTGTTAACAGTCATAAATCGCCTGGGGTTTAGCAGTGGACCCCTTTGCTCCGTCCTGCCAATGACCGGCAGTCTCCCGTTTGCCAACCTCCTGCTGCACCGATCAACGTCCAAGCGGCGGCGGCGGTGCCTCCAACATCCACACAAGGTGATCGCCGGCTCGGCTAGGGACAGGAAGACGGTGAAAGAGCGGGTCCCGTTCAGGCGGACTCAAAGAGCAGAAAGAGGGAGGGTGCCAGGGAATCCCTGCCCCCCGGGAGCTGAGGGAGGCACAGGAGGTGGCACAGGACGATCCCAGGCTCAGTAGGCAGagctgctcccctctctctctctctctccccagcttTGTCACTCCGCTCTCTGCGCACTCGCCTCTGTGCCAGGGACAAGACTGTTTATTTCTCTGCTCTTTGCTCTCCCCCCATTGGAGGGGAAGAGCATCCATCCGCAACTCTCTGCCAATTCCGCCAGCCCATTGGCCAAAGCACTGAAGGCAGCCACCCAATGAGCAGAGCCTCAGGTTTAACCCATTGGACACTTCCCTTGCTCTATTTCACTGCAGCACCTTCCCAATCTCTGCAGTCTCACTCGGGCACAACTACCTCCACTCATTGG
This genomic window contains:
- the amigo1 gene encoding amphoterin-induced protein 1 yields the protein MWLMCLMESYLTGGYHCGISYLSVLLLVALCNLCPMSVSALNCHSDCICASNIVSCSKKELVNIPNSLPEYTAVLDLSYNSLARLRAQWTKVRLSRLHTLLLSHNGLFFTSEEAFTEVPHLKYLDLSSNKLKALEELHFQGLEELEVLLLYNNQISQIDRTAFEGLDMLKKLYLSQNLITRFPQELVNDNTRLSGLELLDVSSNKIKSLPVQELNDLPAYLKNSLYIHNNPLVCHCSLYLMVTQWHARQFNSAVDFRNEFKCILPLNHKVSIKLFELQEDYMNCSTIIDSEVEAFLEGTLTFHCDTRLRNMTKVWVTPDNETIQAGRNNQSLKMFRDGSLWLGNLRLEDSGTYTCLATSSQFNETIHVQLRVHNSTASPTNESLNTAYTTLVGCVASVILVLIYLYLTPCHCCCRSKAEMQKSQQEDSIHSSILSATSTHDLSGDKAAMDRRVAFIEPTKDMQGQNGKLKPNAVEEFEDKRLLTVPRKKSDCGSIGSVSSNSPIVV